The Candidatus Omnitrophota bacterium genome contains the following window.
GCCCGCCACCGAATACTCCCGGACCGTGGAAGGGGCCGTGCTCCTGACCGATCGATTTTCCATTAACATCGCCGAGAAATTACTTCCGCAAGACCGCAGCGGCATCCCCGCGCAGAGCGATCCCACCAACACCGATCCCCGCAGGCAGACCGAAAGCCAGATCTACCTCAAGTACAAGAATACGTTTTAATGCAAATGGGGACACGTAACAAGTACATGTCCCCATTTGCTTGACAAAAAAACGTTTTTTGTTTATAATTCGGTAATACTTTGTATTACCTACGCGGAAGGAGGACTTTATGGCGCAGACCAGGGATGTGGAGGTCATCACTTTTAAGGCGGACCGTGACCTGATGAAATTATTGAAAGGCATCCGCAACCGTTCGGAGTTCATCCGCACCGCGGTGCTGGAAGCGCTGGACAATGCGTGCCCGTTCTGCCGCGGCACCGGCGTTTTGACCACACACCGCAAGAAGCATTGGAAAGATCTGGCGGGGCATCATTCGGCGAAAGAATGCAGGGAATGTCATGAGGAGGTTTTGGTGTGCACGCATTAAGGACCATCGGTTTATGTTGTTTATTGGCTTGCCCCGCCTATGCCGGGACCCCGTTGAAAGCCGTGGCCACGTTCAGTATTTTGGGGGACATGGTCAAAAACGTCGGCAAGGACAAGGTGGATGTGACGGTTTTAGTCGGCTCCGACGGGGATGTTCACACGTTTGAGCCGACCCCCCAGGAAGCCATTGCCCTGGTCCGGGCGCGGGTGATCTTTGAAAATGGCCTGCATTTTGAACACTGGCTGGATGATCTTTACGCGTCCAGCGGTTCACGCGCCTCCCGGATCATTGTCACCGATGGGATTGAACCGATCGCTTTGGGAAATGATGAGGACCCGCACGTCTGGCATGATGTGAGCAATGCCATGCTCATGACAGAGAGGATACGGGATGGGCTGATCGCGGCCGATCAGGTGAATGCCGCCTATTATAGGGAAAATGCGGAAAAATATTTGGCCGAATTGGCAAAGATGGACCATTGGATCATCGAGACCTTAAAAGACGTTCCGGATGAACGCAGGAAATTGGTCACGTCCCATGATACCTTCGGTTATTTTGCCAAACGTTACGGGTTTGCGGTCATCGGGACAGCCGTTGGATCCGCCAGCACCGAGGCAGCAGACCCTTCAGCCGCCGAGATCGCCCAACTGATCGAAAAGATCAAGGCTGCGGGGATCAGGGTGGTTTTCGCCGAGAACACGCATAATCCTAAATTGCTGGAATCCGTGGCTGCGGAAGCCGGAGTGAAATTAGCACCCAGGTTATACACCGATGCCTTGGGTCCCGCGGGCAGCGCAGGGGACACGTACGTTAAAATGATGCGGTCTAATGCCGGGATCTTCGCGGAGTCATTAAAATGATGCTTTCTTATTGCCGGCACAGGCACAGTTCCCCGGACCCGCACGCCCCTGCTTTGGCGGTCAAAGGGCTGGACGTTGTTTATTCCGGCGGGGAAAAACCGGCGCTTAAAAATGTGACCCTGCGCGTTCCCGTCGGGGTATCCATGGCCCTGGTGGGGCCCAATGGTGCCGGCAAGTCCACGCTGTTCAAAGCCATCAGCGGGCTTTTGCCCGTGCGTTCGGGAACGGTGCGTGTCTTCGGCCATCGTCTGGGCGCGTGCCATCACCGCGTCGTCTATTTGCCCCAGCGCAGTGAGATCGACTGGCAGTTCCCGATGAGCGTGCGTGACTTAGTCGTCACCGGCCGTTACGTGTATCTGGGCTGGTTCGCGCGTCCGGGAAAAAAGGACCTGCGCATGGCCGCCGACGCTCTGGAACAGTTGGGAGCGGCGGACTTAGGCGAAAGGCAGATCAGCAAACTTTCCGGCGGCCAGCAGCAAAGGGTCCTGATCGCCCGGGCCCTGGCGCAAAACGCGGACCTTTTATTGCTTGACGAGCCGCTCAATGCCGTGGACGCGGAAACGAGGCACACCATCGCGCGGGTCCTGGAAGGCATCAAAGCCAAAGGGAAAACCGTCATCGTCGCCACTCATTATTATGACCAGCAGGAAGGCCGTTTTGACGGGGCCATTTATCTGAAAGATGGAGAGCAGGTTGATGCATTACCTCACTGATCCATTCCAATATGTATTCATCCAGCGCGCGGTCCTCGCCGCGGTCATCGTTGGCGTCCTGTGCGCCGCCTTGGGCACCTTCGTCGTGCTGCGGCGCATGTCGCTGGTCGGCCACGCCTTGACCCACAGCGCTTTGCCGGGCATGGTTGTGGCCTATTTGCTGGGTGTCAGTATTTTCTTTGGAGCGCTGATGGCCACCGTGCTGACGGCGTTGGGGATAGGTCTTTTGGCCAAGGATGAAGATGTCTATGAAGACACATCGGTGGGTATGATCCCCATGGTCATGTTCGCCGTCGGCATTTTGCTCATCAGTGCGACAAAATCCTATCGCGACCTGTCCGCCATGCTCTTCGGCAATATTTTAGGGGTCACGCCTGCGGACCTGGATCTTATTATTGTCATTGCCGGTGCAAGCGCGCTGGCCCTGGTCCTTTTCCACAAGGAAATGAAACTGTTGTGCGTTGACCCCAATTACGCCAAAGCCATCGGGGTGCCGTTTGACCTTTTGCGTTACGGCCTGCTTGTGTTTTTGGCCCTGACAGTCGTAGTCGGTATTCAGGCGGTGGGCACGGTCCTGACCAATGCTTTGCTGGTCATCCCGGTCGCGGCGGCGCGATTGTTAACGGACCGTTTGGGCGTGATGATGTTGATAGCCTGCGCCTTTGCCGTCATAGCCGCGCTGGCGGGCGTGTACGCGTCGTATTATTTCGGGATCGCCTCGGGCGCGGCCATTGTGCTGGCCGCCGCGTGTTGTTTTGGGCTTGCCTGGGCCATCCGCCTGCTATCCAAACGTTGACAACCCCCTGACCTCGGTGTTATTGTAGTGTCCTTATGGACCTGCACAATCGCTGGGGAGAACCCATGGACAAGGAACCGGGCGGGCTGATAGGCCCGGACGGCCAGCCCCTGCCATCCGCCCAGGAGCTCAAACCCTCTGAAGAAGAAGCGGCCCAGCCCCAACTGGATTTTTTCAATTACGCGGCCTCGCTGGGCTTTCAGGCCATGATCTTCTTGGGCGAAATGCCCAACCCCGTCACCAACCAGACGGAAAAGAACCTCAAACAGGCGAAATTCCTCATTGACACGCTGGTTTTGATCCGCGAGAAGACCATCGGCAATCTCACCAAGGAAGAGGGTGAATTGCTCAACGGTTCCATTTACGAATTGCAAAAGCGTTTTGTGGAGATCGCGCAAAAGGAGAAGGCGTAATGACTTGCCCTGAGCCAAGTCGAAGGGTCGACGACGCTCTGCTGGCCATTTTGGCCTGTCCCGCCTGTCAGGGGGACGTTGTCCTTAAGGACAATAAGATCGTCTGTACCCGCTGTGGGCGCCGGTACCCCATCAAGGACGGGGTCCCTGTCCTTTTGGCCGACGAGGCCGAGAAATGACCCCGCGTTTAAAAAAGCTGATCGCTGAATTTCCCCATCATAAGAACATCGACGGGCTTCTGGTCGTCAACGACGCCAATATCCGTTATCTGACAGATTTTCCAGCCGGCGAATCCTGGCTTTTGGTCACGCCCCAAAAAGCCGTCTATATTACAGACTTTCGTTATCTCCTGCAGGCCAGGCAGGGCCTTAAAGGGGTCATCGTCAAGCAATATACCAAGACCCCGTGCCTTGTCCTGTTCGATCTGGTCAGGGGCCTGAAGGTCAAACGGCTTGGTTTTGATGAGCGCCACACGAGCGTGGCCCAATTCAAGAAATTAAAACAATTCTGTCCGCGGCGCACCAAATTGGTGCCGGCCGGCGGCCTGGTGGAATCATTAAGGGAGATCAAGGAAGAAGGGGAGATCGCCCGGATCCGTGCCTGTTTGAAACTGCATTTCAAGGCCCTGGATCTTTTAAAGAAAGTGGTGAAGCCCGGGGTCACGGAGCGCCATGTCCTGGCCCGGTTGGAGCGTTTCGTCAAGTCCCATAAAGCAGGGTTTGCTTTTGATCCCATTATTGCTTCCGGCCCCAATTCCTGTTATCCTCATGCCTGTGTCACGGACCGTGTGATCCGCAACAATGAGCCGGTCCTGATCGATATAGGCATTGAGATCGGGGGTTATAAGTCTGACTTGACACGAAATTTCTTTTTGGGTAGAATTCTACCCTCTGTTCGCCAGGCCTTTGACGCCGTGAAACTTGCGCAAAGCACAGCCATCGCCATGATCAAACCCGGCGTCTCGGCGGCCCAGGTGGATGCGAAGGCACGTAACACATTGAAAAAATTCGGGTTAGCAAAATATTTCGGCCATTCCCTTGGCCATGGCGTTGGTTTGGATATTCATGAGAACCCGCGGCTGTCGTGCAAAAGCACGGGTGTTTTAGAACCGGGGATGGTCGTGACCGTGGAGCCGGCGGTTTACATCCCCAACCAGTTCGGGATCAGGGTCGAGGACATGGTTTTGGTGACATCCCAAGGATGCGAGGTATTGAGTACACCGTTAAATTAGTTTTAATGGCACCGGTGTACTCAAATTAACACGAATTAATTGAACGGAGCACTGAGTGGCCATTACGATCAATGAAATAGAAAGCGGCATGGGCCTGATGGTGGACGGCCAGTTGTATTTTATCACCGATTTTAATCATGTGAAACCCGGCAAAGGCAGCGCTTTTGTCCGCATCCGTTTAAAGAACATCAGGACCGACGCTGTCCTGGAGCGCACCTTCCGCACTTCGGAGAGCCTGGACAATGCGCCTCTGGAGCGCCGGCGCATGCAGTTCACCTACGTTTCCGGCGATGAATATCATTTCATGGACCAGAGCACCTACGAAGACACGATCATCTCCAAAGGACTTTTGGGTGACGCAGTCAAATACCTCCAGGATGATGCCGTGGTGGAAGTCCTTTTGCATAAGGAACAGGTGGTCAAGGTGGAGATCCCCACGTTCATCATCGCCACGGTCATCGAGGCCGATCCCGGCTTGAAAGGCGATTCTTCCAGGGCCGGATATAAGCCGGCCAAGATCGACACCGGCGCCTCGGTCCAGGTGCCGCTTTTCATTCAAACAGGGGAGACCATCAAGGTGGACACCCGCACCGGCATCTACGTTGAAAGGGTCAAGAAATGAATTTAAAAGACATCAAAGAGATCATCGCGCTCATGAACGAACATAATCTCAATGAGATCGAGATCGAGCGTGAGGGCCTGAAGCTGAAGCTCAAGAAAGCCGCCGACGGCCAGATTGGCGCGTCTGCCTCGCCCCATTATGCCGTTGAATCCATTCCTTCCCCCAAGACCTCTGTTCCCTCAACCGCGGCGCCGGCCGCCGATGATGCCGCTAAAAAAGGCGCCAAGGACATCAAGTCGCCCATGGTCGGGACGTTCTACCGCGCGCCTTCGCCGGAAGCCGCGCCGTTCGTCGAAGTGGGCCAGACCGTTGAAGTCGGCCAGGTCGTCTGCGTCGTGGAAGCCATGAAACTCATGAACGAGATCAAGTCGGAAGTGCGCGGCAAGGTCGTCCAGGTCGCCGTCGAGAACGCCGAGCCGGTCGAGTTCGGGCAGACCCTGTTTGTGGTCGACCCGATATAGTTGATACCATGTTCTCTAAGATCCTGATCGCTAACCGTGGTGAGATCGCCCTGCGCATCATCCGCGCCTGCAAGGAAATGGGCATACGCACCGTCGCTGTCTATTCCCAGGCGGACCAGCATTCTTTGCACGTGCGTTTCGCTGACGAGGCCGTGTGCATCGGCAAGGCCGCCAGCAAGGACAGTTATCTGAACATCCCGGCCATTGTTTCCGCCGCGGAGATCACCGACGTCGAGGCCATCCATCCCGGGTACGGGTTTTTGTCGGAGAACGCGCATTTCGCCGAGATCTGCGAGTCCTGCCACATCAAATTCATCGGCCCCACCCCCGAGGCCATCCGCAAGATGGGCGACAAGATCATTGCCAAGGAAACCGTCAGGAAAATAGGCGTTCCTTTGACCCCGGGCAGCAACGGGGTGATCAAGCGTCCGGAAGACGCGGTTGCCGTCGCGCAAAAGGTCAAATATCCCGTGATCATCAAGGCCGCGGCCGGCGGGGGCGGCAAAGGCATGCGCGTCTGCCACAATGACGTGACGCTCATCAATTCTTTCAAGATGGCCCAGACCGAGGCGGAAGCCAATTTCGGCCGGGGCGACGTTTATATCGAAAAATACGTCGAAAGCCCGCGCCACGTTGAATTTCAGATCCTGGCGGACCATCACGGCAATGTCATCCATTTGGGCGAGCGCGATTGCAGTGTCCAGCGCCGCCACCAGAAGCTGTTAGAGGAATCCCCCTCGCCCGGGCTTGAAACGAATTTGCGCAAGAAAATGGGCGACGCGGCCGTCAAGGCGGCCAGGGCCGTCAATTATCAGGGCGTGGGGACCATCGAGTTCTTGCTCGACGGGCGCAGTGATTTTTATTTCATGGAAATGAACACCCGCCTGCAGGTCGAGCACCCGGTCACCGAAATGGTCACCGGCATCGACCTGGTCAAGGAACAGATCAAGGCCGCGGCGGGGTTGAAACTCAAGATCAAGCAGGAGGATGTCAGGTTCAAGGGGGCGTCCATCGAATGCCGCATCAACGCCGAGGACCCGTACAATAATTTTATCCCTTCGCCGGGAAAGATCGCCGAGCTCAACCTTCCCGGCGGCCCCGGCGTGCGCATTGACACCCATATTTATCCCGGGTACACCATCAGCCCTTATTATGATTCCCTGGTGGCCAAGGTGATCGTCCACGGCCGTGACCGCGACGAAGCGGTGCGCATCATGCGCCGGGCGCTGGATGAATTTTACATAGCGCCGATCAAGACCACGGTGCCGCTGCACATGGAGATCTTGCAGCACCCGGCTTTCTTGCAGGGTAAGACCACGACGCATTTTTTGGAAAAAATGTTGAACCACTGAAAGGAAAGATGAAAAAGATCGGCATATTGACAGGCGGGGCGGATTGTCCGGGGTTGAATTCGGTGATCCGCGCGGTTGTGCGCAAAGGCATGCAGGAGGGCTATGTCGTCACCGGCATCAAGAACGGGTGGCTGGGCCTTATTGAAAATGACATGCGCGTTCTGGACGTCAAGTCCACCACCGGTATTTTGGACCGCGGGGGCACCATTTTAGGCACCAGCCGTATCAATCCTTTGGCTGATGAAGAGCAGGTCAAGAAAATAAAAGAGAATTACCAGAGGAGCGGCATGGATGCGCTCATTGCCGTCGGCGGGGAAGAGACCCTGAAAACAGCCCTGGCCTTGTATAAACGCGGCATCATCCGTGTCGTGGGGGTCCCTAAGTCCATTGACAATGCCCTTTCCGGCACTGATTACGCGTTCGGGTTTGACACGGCGGTCAATATCGCCACCCAGTGCATTGACCGCTTGCACACGACCGCGGAATCGCATCACCGCATCATGGTCGTTGAGGTCATGGGACTTTACACCGGCTGGATCGCGGTACAAGCCGGTATTGCCGGCGGGGCGGACATTGTCCTCATCCCGGAAATACCGGTCAAGCTGGATGAGGTGTATGAGCATTTGCGCGAGCGGCACAAACGCGGCAAACCGTTTTCCATCCTCGTGATCTCCGAAGGCACGAAGATCGAAGGGTATCTCCCTCAATCCACGGACCCCAGTGTCCCGGTGGTTGAGAAACGCCGTTTCGGCAGCGTCGGGGAATATCTGGCCAAGATCATCGAGGACAATACCGGTTATGAGACCCGTGTCAGCGTTTTGGGGTATATCCAGCGCGGCGGCACGCCGACCTCGTTTGACCGTGTTTTGGGCACGCGCCTGGGGGTCAAGGCCGTTGAACTGGTCAAGGAACAGAAATTTGGGAAAATGGCCAGTTTGCGCGACAACAAGATCCGTTTCGTGGACATTGAAGAAGCCGTGCGCGAACGCAAACAGGTGAACATGGACCTGGTGGACATTGCTAACATTTTTTACGCGGGACCATAATATGGAAAAAACAGTCCGGGATATTTTTGCGGAATCGATCGTTGTCAAGCAGGCCACCCTGGCGAAAAATTGTTCCCAGATCGTCCGGGCCGCCCAAAGCGTGCTGACGGCGTTCAAAGGCGGGCATAAGGTTTTCTTTTTCGGCAACGGCGGTTCCGCGGCCGACAGCCAGCACATCGCGGCGGAATTCATCGGCCGTTTCCAGAAAGAACGCAAGTCCTGGCCGGCCATCGCGCTGACCACGGACACGTCCATTTTGACCGCTTTGGGCAATGATTACAATTTTGACATCGTTTTTGCCCGCCAACTGGAAGGGTTGGGACAAAAAGGCGACGTGGCCTTCGCCATTTCCACGAGCGGTAATTCCAAAAATGTTTTGGCCGGGGTCAAACAGGCCAGGGCCATGGGCATGACCACCATCGGCGTCACCGGCGGGACGGGCGGCGCTTTGGCGTCCGCGTGCGATATGACCATTGTCGCGGCCTCGTCTAAAACCGCGCGCATTCAGGAAACTCATCTGTGCATTTTTCACGCGATCTGCGAAATTGTTGAGAACGCGCTATGAAGATCATTGGCATTGCGGCACTTAAGAAGAAATTATCCGCTTTGCGCGAAGCGGGCCGGACCATTGCTTTTACCAACGGCTGTTTTGACCTGATGCATTTGGGCCATGTGACGTATTTGCAGAAAGCCAAAAAAGGGGATCGCGTTTTGGTGGTGGGTTTAAACAGTGATCAAAGCATCCGCCGCATCAAAGGCCCGTCCCGTCCCATCATCGGAGAAAAATCCCGCGCCGCTGTTCTGGCGGCTTTGGAAAGCGTTGATTTCGTCGTGATCTTTAATGAAGATACTCCGGAAAAGATCATCAAGGCCGTTGGGCCCGACGTCCTTGTTAAAGGCGCGGACTGGAAAGGCAAAAAGGTCGTCGGCGCGGATATTGTCAGGAAGGTGGAGCTCATTGCCTATGTCAAAGGGTTTTCCACGACGCAGATCATCAAGAAGATCAAAAAGTATGGGTAATGCAGGCCTGTACCGCATTCTGGATGCCAATTTCAACCGGGCCAAAGAGGGTTTGAGGGTTTGCGAAGACATTTGCCGTTACGGATGGGATGATAAGCCCTTAACACGCGCTTATAAGGACGCGCGTCATCAATTGACCGCGGTTTTGGAGTCCCTGGTCTTGGGAAAGGCGCTCAAAGAGCGGGACATTGCCGCTGATGTGGGCCGGCCCAGCACCGTCAGCGAGGGCAGGCGCGCTGATCTGGCCGCGGTGTTCTGGGCCAATTCCCAGCGGGTCAAGGAATCCCTGCGCGTCGTCGAGGAAGTTGTCAAATTATTAGACGCGAAAGCCGCGCAAAACACTAAGCAATTGCGGTACAAAGTGTATGCCCTTGAACAAAAAGCGGTTGGCCGGCGCTAGATTATATTTGATCCTGGACGCGCAGGTCATCGGGCATGACCGTCTGCTGTCTGTTTTAAAAACCGCTGTTCGTTGCGGGGCGGGTATAGTACAATTACGGGACAAAAACGGCAGCGCTAAAGATATTTTGTCCTTTTGCCGGAAGGCGTTGAAGATCACGGCCGGCCGTGTTTTGTTCATTGTTAACGATCGTGTGGACATGGCTGTTTTAAGCGGGGCAGACGGTGTTCACCTGGGGCAGGACGATATTTCCTGCCGCCAGGCCAGGCGGATGATGGGGCCGCAAGCCCTGATCGGGGTCTCGTGCCAGACCTTTGAACATGCCCGCAAAGCCCAAAACGAGGGCGCGGATTATATCGGGTTCGGTTCGGTGTTCAAGACCAAAACAAAACCGGACCGCCGGCCAATGGACCTGAAGGTTTTGCGTCGTGTTGTTGCCGAAATGCGTATCCCGGTGTTTCCCATCGGCGGCATCAGCCGAAGCAATATCAACGTCTTGACCGCGATAGGGATCAGGCGAGCAGCTGTTTGCAGAGATATTTTATTGGCCAAAGATCCAGGCCGTGCAGTCAAAGAATTAAAGCAATATTTGAGCGAACCTTGGAGATAAATTTGCTAGGTGAGCGACGCGGGGGTCATACAGTGGTAGTATATCAGCTTCCCAAGCTGATTGCGAGGGTTCGATTCCCTTCCCCCGCTCCATTTTTGATCTTTCTCCTTTCAGCTTTCTTTATTTCCGGCTGCGCGACCACCGAATATCCCGGTTTTCCCGGGGCGGGCACGGCATCCGTCAAAAAACAGGGGGCCTATCACAAGGTCGTCAAAGGCCAGACGTTATGGCGCATCGCCAGGGCCTATGGCGTTACGGTGGAAGACATCATCCACGGCAACAATATCCCCAACGCGGCCGCCATCGAGGTGGACCAGTTGATCTTTATCCCGGGGGCTAAGGGGGCCAGGGACATCCCGGAGCGCACGCCGGACGAGAATAAGGAAGAATTCGCCTGGCCTTTAAAAGGCAGGATCATCCGTTATTTTGATCGCGGCGCGCAGAGCATCAGCCGCGGACTGGACATTGAAGCCAATGAAGGCGACCCGGTCAAGGCCTCCCGCGAGGGGAGGGTCGTGATGCTAGGCCACCTGACCGGGTACGGCCAGACCATCATGGTCGACCACGGTGACGGGTTCATTTCGGTGTATGCCCGGAACCGTAAATTTTTGGTCCGGTTGGGCGACCACGTGTACAAGGCCGAGGCCATTGCCGAAACCGGGCGGCTGGGCCGCAGGAGTTTTTGCCATTTTGAGATACGCAAAGGCGGGGACGCCGTCAATCCGCTCTATTATTTGCCATGAACTTTATTGATACAGACCGTCATTTTTTCGCCCGCCGTGACATCCTCGACGTTTTGCATAAACGCGTCCTGGGCCTCAAGGAGGGCTACCGCCAGAATGTCGCCCTTTTGGGCAGCCGCACCGTCGGAAAAACATCCATCCTCCAGAGGTTCATGGCCGACCATGACGATCCTTCGGTGATCGTTGTTTATCTGGACCTCGAGGGCCGCGACTTCACGTATTTCACCACCCAGTTCGTCAAAACCATTCTGTACCAATTCCTCAAGAGCCAGAACCAGCCGGCGCACGAGGACCTGAAGCTTTTGTGCGCCGCCTGCCGGGACACCCTTAAGGGGACCACGGTTTTGGTGGAAGCCATCAACGCGCTGGTCAAAGAGGGCAAATACCCTGAAGGCTACGCGCGGCTTTTATCTTTGCCGGAGACCTTTTGCGCGGAGTCCGGCAAGTCGCTGGTCCTCATCTTTGATGAGTTCCAGGACATGGCGGATTTCCCGGTGCCCGGCGTGTTCCAGGAACTGGGCAAGCGGATCATGACGCAGAAAAATTGCCTGTACATCGTGGCCAGTTCTTACGCCGAGAAAGCGCGCACCATCCTGTCCGAAAAATTGTCCT
Protein-coding sequences here:
- the thiE gene encoding thiamine phosphate synthase translates to MPLNKKRLAGARLYLILDAQVIGHDRLLSVLKTAVRCGAGIVQLRDKNGSAKDILSFCRKALKITAGRVLFIVNDRVDMAVLSGADGVHLGQDDISCRQARRMMGPQALIGVSCQTFEHARKAQNEGADYIGFGSVFKTKTKPDRRPMDLKVLRRVVAEMRIPVFPIGGISRSNINVLTAIGIRRAAVCRDILLAKDPGRAVKELKQYLSEPWR
- a CDS encoding Trm112 family protein, with the protein product MTCPEPSRRVDDALLAILACPACQGDVVLKDNKIVCTRCGRRYPIKDGVPVLLADEAEK
- a CDS encoding thiamine-phosphate pyrophosphorylase, which produces MGNAGLYRILDANFNRAKEGLRVCEDICRYGWDDKPLTRAYKDARHQLTAVLESLVLGKALKERDIAADVGRPSTVSEGRRADLAAVFWANSQRVKESLRVVEEVVKLLDAKAAQNTKQLRYKVYALEQKAVGRR
- a CDS encoding metal ABC transporter permease; the encoded protein is MHYLTDPFQYVFIQRAVLAAVIVGVLCAALGTFVVLRRMSLVGHALTHSALPGMVVAYLLGVSIFFGALMATVLTALGIGLLAKDEDVYEDTSVGMIPMVMFAVGILLISATKSYRDLSAMLFGNILGVTPADLDLIIVIAGASALALVLFHKEMKLLCVDPNYAKAIGVPFDLLRYGLLVFLALTVVVGIQAVGTVLTNALLVIPVAAARLLTDRLGVMMLIACAFAVIAALAGVYASYYFGIASGAAIVLAAACCFGLAWAIRLLSKR
- a CDS encoding DUF1844 domain-containing protein, which gives rise to MDLHNRWGEPMDKEPGGLIGPDGQPLPSAQELKPSEEEAAQPQLDFFNYAASLGFQAMIFLGEMPNPVTNQTEKNLKQAKFLIDTLVLIREKTIGNLTKEEGELLNGSIYELQKRFVEIAQKEKA
- a CDS encoding ATP-dependent 6-phosphofructokinase; translation: MKKIGILTGGADCPGLNSVIRAVVRKGMQEGYVVTGIKNGWLGLIENDMRVLDVKSTTGILDRGGTILGTSRINPLADEEQVKKIKENYQRSGMDALIAVGGEETLKTALALYKRGIIRVVGVPKSIDNALSGTDYAFGFDTAVNIATQCIDRLHTTAESHHRIMVVEVMGLYTGWIAVQAGIAGGADIVLIPEIPVKLDEVYEHLRERHKRGKPFSILVISEGTKIEGYLPQSTDPSVPVVEKRRFGSVGEYLAKIIEDNTGYETRVSVLGYIQRGGTPTSFDRVLGTRLGVKAVELVKEQKFGKMASLRDNKIRFVDIEEAVRERKQVNMDLVDIANIFYAGP
- a CDS encoding ABC transporter ATP-binding protein, with translation MMLSYCRHRHSSPDPHAPALAVKGLDVVYSGGEKPALKNVTLRVPVGVSMALVGPNGAGKSTLFKAISGLLPVRSGTVRVFGHRLGACHHRVVYLPQRSEIDWQFPMSVRDLVVTGRYVYLGWFARPGKKDLRMAADALEQLGAADLGERQISKLSGGQQQRVLIARALAQNADLLLLDEPLNAVDAETRHTIARVLEGIKAKGKTVIVATHYYDQQEGRFDGAIYLKDGEQVDALPH
- a CDS encoding Xaa-Pro peptidase family protein produces the protein MTPRLKKLIAEFPHHKNIDGLLVVNDANIRYLTDFPAGESWLLVTPQKAVYITDFRYLLQARQGLKGVIVKQYTKTPCLVLFDLVRGLKVKRLGFDERHTSVAQFKKLKQFCPRRTKLVPAGGLVESLREIKEEGEIARIRACLKLHFKALDLLKKVVKPGVTERHVLARLERFVKSHKAGFAFDPIIASGPNSCYPHACVTDRVIRNNEPVLIDIGIEIGGYKSDLTRNFFLGRILPSVRQAFDAVKLAQSTAIAMIKPGVSAAQVDAKARNTLKKFGLAKYFGHSLGHGVGLDIHENPRLSCKSTGVLEPGMVVTVEPAVYIPNQFGIRVEDMVLVTSQGCEVLSTPLN
- a CDS encoding zinc ABC transporter substrate-binding protein, whose translation is MHALRTIGLCCLLACPAYAGTPLKAVATFSILGDMVKNVGKDKVDVTVLVGSDGDVHTFEPTPQEAIALVRARVIFENGLHFEHWLDDLYASSGSRASRIIVTDGIEPIALGNDEDPHVWHDVSNAMLMTERIRDGLIAADQVNAAYYRENAEKYLAELAKMDHWIIETLKDVPDERRKLVTSHDTFGYFAKRYGFAVIGTAVGSASTEAADPSAAEIAQLIEKIKAAGIRVVFAENTHNPKLLESVAAEAGVKLAPRLYTDALGPAGSAGDTYVKMMRSNAGIFAESLK
- the accC gene encoding acetyl-CoA carboxylase biotin carboxylase subunit; amino-acid sequence: MFSKILIANRGEIALRIIRACKEMGIRTVAVYSQADQHSLHVRFADEAVCIGKAASKDSYLNIPAIVSAAEITDVEAIHPGYGFLSENAHFAEICESCHIKFIGPTPEAIRKMGDKIIAKETVRKIGVPLTPGSNGVIKRPEDAVAVAQKVKYPVIIKAAAGGGGKGMRVCHNDVTLINSFKMAQTEAEANFGRGDVYIEKYVESPRHVEFQILADHHGNVIHLGERDCSVQRRHQKLLEESPSPGLETNLRKKMGDAAVKAARAVNYQGVGTIEFLLDGRSDFYFMEMNTRLQVEHPVTEMVTGIDLVKEQIKAAAGLKLKIKQEDVRFKGASIECRINAEDPYNNFIPSPGKIAELNLPGGPGVRIDTHIYPGYTISPYYDSLVAKVIVHGRDRDEAVRIMRRALDEFYIAPIKTTVPLHMEILQHPAFLQGKTTTHFLEKMLNH
- the accB gene encoding acetyl-CoA carboxylase biotin carboxyl carrier protein: MNLKDIKEIIALMNEHNLNEIEIEREGLKLKLKKAADGQIGASASPHYAVESIPSPKTSVPSTAAPAADDAAKKGAKDIKSPMVGTFYRAPSPEAAPFVEVGQTVEVGQVVCVVEAMKLMNEIKSEVRGKVVQVAVENAEPVEFGQTLFVVDPI
- the efp gene encoding elongation factor P, whose amino-acid sequence is MAITINEIESGMGLMVDGQLYFITDFNHVKPGKGSAFVRIRLKNIRTDAVLERTFRTSESLDNAPLERRRMQFTYVSGDEYHFMDQSTYEDTIISKGLLGDAVKYLQDDAVVEVLLHKEQVVKVEIPTFIIATVIEADPGLKGDSSRAGYKPAKIDTGASVQVPLFIQTGETIKVDTRTGIYVERVKK
- the rfaE2 gene encoding D-glycero-beta-D-manno-heptose 1-phosphate adenylyltransferase yields the protein MKIIGIAALKKKLSALREAGRTIAFTNGCFDLMHLGHVTYLQKAKKGDRVLVVGLNSDQSIRRIKGPSRPIIGEKSRAAVLAALESVDFVVIFNEDTPEKIIKAVGPDVLVKGADWKGKKVVGADIVRKVELIAYVKGFSTTQIIKKIKKYG
- a CDS encoding ribbon-helix-helix domain-containing protein, yielding MAQTRDVEVITFKADRDLMKLLKGIRNRSEFIRTAVLEALDNACPFCRGTGVLTTHRKKHWKDLAGHHSAKECRECHEEVLVCTH
- a CDS encoding SIS domain-containing protein, yielding MEKTVRDIFAESIVVKQATLAKNCSQIVRAAQSVLTAFKGGHKVFFFGNGGSAADSQHIAAEFIGRFQKERKSWPAIALTTDTSILTALGNDYNFDIVFARQLEGLGQKGDVAFAISTSGNSKNVLAGVKQARAMGMTTIGVTGGTGGALASACDMTIVAASSKTARIQETHLCIFHAICEIVENAL